A section of the Gloeocapsa sp. PCC 73106 genome encodes:
- a CDS encoding non-ribosomal peptide synthetase, giving the protein MLNDELSKRIAALSPEKRAIFAEQLKKRNLKTIIPRKDKNSLPLSFSQERLWFLQQLEQNNAAYNIAIAWYFTGQLDIHKLENSLNQIIQRHEVLRTRFPASDGKPYQHILPHLTLEIPIIQVQPEKLEAITLQEARRPFNLETEPLLRVTLLQLSPEKSILLVTFHHIIADGWSRGIFLKELISFYKGENNLPELPIQYVDFAEWEKNWLKGEQLQTQLDYWKTNLAYLPVLNLPTDFTRPAVQSFQGATQSFNLSQSLTDSLKKLSRSEGVTLFMTLLTAFKILLHRYTGQDDLVIGSPIANRNSQETEPLIGFFVNTLLLRSNLSGNPTFVDLLQQIKTVTTEAYKHQDIPFAKLVEELQPERNLSHNPLFQVMFQLQNEAYQLQNASSPELTIPNLKLEQSWIDTQFTKFDLTWHLVERETGILGVIEYSTDLFKPEAIARTSQHFLQLLSGIIANPQSRISELPLLTKSEQNQLLVIGNQPDESLELIHQLFEKQVEKTPNNIAVTCVNKQLTYQELNQKANQLAHYLQKLGVKPETLVGIYFKRSLEMVVAILGILKAGGAYVPLDPAYPQERLAYMLEDGKVSLLLTQTELLNKLPSEDIGNREQGTGNRGTPEQGNKLLNKLPATNLKIINISLDIETDDLSNPISQLNKDNLAYVIYTSGSTGKPKGTMLTHGGLINYLNWAIEAYRVAEGEGSPVQSSIGFDATITSLYTPLLVGKKVVLLPEEQAIEALNTDSKYSLLKLTPAYLKILSQFPLKTAPNALVIGGEALSGNSLTFWRTHTPNTRLINEYGPTETVVGCCVYEVEASLSGAVPIGKAIAHTQLYILDRYLQLVPVGIPGELYIGGAGLARGYLNRPHLTAEKFIPNPFIPGERLYKTGDLARYLSDGNIEYLGRLDEQVKLRGFRIELGEIEAVLSQHPQVKDNLVTVHEDSQRTKHLVAYIVSETTQDWRDFLKSKLPDHMIPSVFIPLSAFPLTANEKIDRKALPIPNFSSQKASLTLPRTPEEEILSKIWTEVLGKESISVEDNFFALGGDSILSLQIIAKAHQKGLKITPRQLFEHQTIASIATVAEKSTLSKAEQGIVTGNVPLTPIQEWFFTQNLVEPHHYNQSILLEMSPQTRPELIEKALHKLLIHHDALRLQFTLTEMGWQQFNAAPKENLSFTVINLTGQSKEQIPETATQVQASLNLTDGTVFRAVYFEFNAQASGYLLLVAHHLVIDAISWRILIEDLLTGYQQLTKGEEIQLPAKTKSYQDWANYLSQSGDLIAAETTQLIPLPVDYAEGDNTVASIAQTVTFLTPEETQALLTDVPPIYQTQINDLLLTALTQAFTQWTKQPTLLIDLESHGRDINDLDVSRTVGWFTAIAPTYLDLTDIHKLGDAIKSIKEQLRQTNAKMSYQSAEVIFNYLGQLDRVSTDFPIIKLIDEWHGEKRSPRQTRRYLLEINSFIRDNQLQVIWNYSQNIHKKSTIDSVAKDYIDALKSLINHCLAVNTKGYTPSDFSGAKLEQKQLDKLLNKIGKRR; this is encoded by the coding sequence ATGTTAAACGATGAACTATCTAAAAGAATCGCCGCTCTATCTCCGGAAAAGAGAGCCATTTTTGCAGAGCAACTCAAAAAAAGAAATCTAAAAACCATTATTCCCAGAAAAGATAAAAATTCATTGCCCTTATCATTTTCTCAAGAACGCCTATGGTTTCTGCAACAGTTAGAGCAAAATAATGCAGCTTATAATATTGCGATCGCTTGGTATTTTACTGGTCAATTAGATATCCACAAGCTAGAAAATAGCCTCAATCAAATCATTCAACGACATGAAGTCTTGAGAACTCGATTTCCTGCTTCAGATGGCAAACCTTATCAACATATTCTACCTCATTTAACATTAGAAATACCCATTATTCAGGTACAACCAGAAAAACTAGAAGCGATTACCCTCCAAGAAGCGAGACGTCCTTTTAATTTAGAAACAGAACCACTTTTAAGAGTAACTCTACTGCAATTATCTCCAGAAAAATCTATTTTACTCGTCACTTTTCATCATATTATTGCCGATGGGTGGTCAAGGGGAATTTTCCTAAAAGAACTAATTAGTTTTTATAAAGGAGAAAATAACTTACCTGAATTACCGATACAGTACGTGGATTTTGCCGAGTGGGAAAAGAACTGGCTAAAAGGAGAACAACTGCAAACACAATTAGATTATTGGAAAACAAATTTAGCTTATTTACCCGTATTAAATCTTCCTACAGATTTTACGCGTCCTGCTGTACAATCATTCCAAGGAGCGACCCAATCTTTTAATTTATCTCAGTCTTTAACTGACTCCCTAAAAAAGCTAAGTCGCTCAGAGGGAGTTACTTTATTCATGACTTTATTGACAGCTTTTAAGATTTTATTACATCGTTATACCGGTCAAGATGATTTAGTTATTGGGTCACCAATCGCCAATCGAAATTCTCAAGAAACAGAACCATTAATCGGCTTTTTTGTCAATACCTTATTGTTGAGAAGCAATCTCTCTGGAAATCCTACCTTTGTAGATTTATTACAACAAATTAAAACAGTTACCACAGAAGCCTATAAACATCAAGATATACCCTTTGCTAAACTAGTTGAAGAATTGCAACCTGAAAGGAATCTCAGCCACAATCCTTTATTTCAAGTAATGTTTCAACTGCAAAATGAAGCCTATCAATTACAAAATGCCAGTTCACCAGAGTTAACCATTCCTAACCTTAAATTAGAGCAATCTTGGATCGATACACAGTTTACCAAATTTGATTTAACTTGGCATCTGGTAGAGAGAGAAACGGGTATATTAGGAGTAATTGAATACAGTACCGATTTATTCAAACCAGAAGCGATCGCCCGAACCTCTCAACACTTTCTACAATTACTTTCAGGAATTATTGCTAACCCACAGTCGCGAATTTCCGAATTACCACTTTTAACTAAATCAGAACAAAATCAACTATTAGTTATAGGAAATCAGCCAGATGAGTCATTAGAATTGATTCACCAACTATTTGAAAAACAAGTTGAGAAGACACCTAATAATATTGCTGTGACTTGTGTCAATAAACAATTAACTTATCAAGAATTAAACCAAAAAGCCAATCAACTGGCGCATTATCTACAAAAATTAGGAGTAAAACCCGAAACCTTAGTAGGAATTTATTTTAAGCGTTCTCTAGAGATGGTTGTGGCTATTTTAGGAATACTTAAAGCAGGTGGTGCTTATGTACCCCTAGATCCTGCTTATCCCCAAGAACGTTTAGCCTACATGTTAGAAGATGGGAAGGTTTCTTTACTCTTAACCCAAACAGAATTATTGAATAAATTACCTTCAGAAGATATAGGGAACAGGGAACAGGGAACAGGGAACAGGGGAACACCGGAACAGGGGAACAAATTATTAAATAAATTACCTGCAACTAATCTTAAAATTATTAATATTTCCTTAGACATCGAAACAGATGATTTAAGCAACCCTATTTCTCAACTTAATAAAGATAATTTAGCTTATGTGATATATACTTCGGGCTCCACAGGAAAACCGAAAGGAACGATGCTAACCCATGGAGGTTTAATTAACTATCTAAATTGGGCGATTGAAGCTTATCGAGTCGCTGAAGGTGAAGGTTCTCCAGTACAATCTTCTATCGGTTTTGACGCTACGATTACGAGTTTATATACTCCCTTATTAGTTGGGAAAAAGGTGGTTTTATTACCCGAAGAACAAGCAATAGAAGCATTAAATACGGACTCTAAATACAGCTTACTCAAGTTAACTCCCGCTTACTTAAAAATTCTAAGTCAATTCCCCCTCAAAACCGCCCCCAATGCTTTAGTTATTGGTGGTGAAGCTTTATCAGGAAATAGTCTAACTTTTTGGCGAACCCATACACCTAATACACGTTTAATTAACGAATATGGACCCACTGAAACGGTGGTAGGTTGCTGTGTTTATGAGGTGGAAGCTTCTTTATCGGGTGCGGTACCTATTGGTAAAGCGATCGCTCATACACAACTTTACATCTTAGATCGCTACTTACAACTAGTTCCCGTGGGTATACCGGGAGAATTGTACATAGGAGGTGCAGGTTTAGCGAGAGGTTATCTCAATCGACCTCATTTGACAGCAGAAAAGTTTATTCCCAATCCTTTTATACCAGGAGAACGTCTCTACAAAACGGGAGATTTAGCCCGATATTTAAGCGATGGGAATATCGAATATCTGGGACGACTCGATGAACAAGTCAAACTCAGAGGGTTTCGCATTGAATTGGGAGAAATTGAAGCAGTTTTAAGCCAACATCCTCAAGTAAAAGACAACCTCGTTACTGTACACGAAGACTCCCAAAGAACTAAACATTTAGTAGCCTATATTGTTTCAGAAACTACTCAAGATTGGCGTGATTTTCTCAAGTCTAAGCTTCCTGATCACATGATTCCCTCAGTATTTATACCCCTATCTGCTTTTCCTCTAACCGCAAATGAAAAAATAGATCGCAAAGCTTTACCCATTCCTAATTTCTCATCCCAAAAAGCCTCATTAACTCTCCCTCGCACTCCCGAAGAAGAAATTCTCTCAAAGATTTGGACTGAGGTTTTAGGAAAAGAGTCAATCAGTGTAGAAGATAACTTTTTTGCACTGGGGGGAGATTCGATTTTAAGTCTTCAAATTATCGCCAAAGCCCATCAAAAAGGGTTAAAAATAACGCCAAGACAGTTATTTGAACATCAAACAATCGCCTCTATCGCAACCGTTGCTGAAAAGAGTACTCTCTCAAAAGCAGAACAGGGAATTGTTACCGGAAACGTACCCTTAACTCCCATTCAAGAGTGGTTTTTTACACAGAATTTGGTTGAACCTCATCATTATAATCAATCAATTTTGTTAGAAATGTCTCCTCAAACTCGGCCTGAACTTATAGAAAAAGCCTTACATAAGTTACTGATTCATCATGATGCGTTACGTCTACAATTTACGCTCACTGAGATGGGTTGGCAACAGTTTAATGCAGCACCTAAGGAAAATTTATCCTTTACGGTTATCAATCTCACAGGACAATCAAAAGAGCAAATACCGGAAACTGCAACTCAGGTTCAAGCAAGTCTAAACCTAACAGATGGGACAGTTTTTAGAGCTGTTTACTTTGAGTTTAATGCTCAAGCATCGGGTTATTTATTACTAGTAGCTCATCATTTAGTAATTGATGCTATTTCCTGGCGCATTCTCATTGAAGACTTACTAACAGGTTATCAACAGCTAACTAAAGGAGAAGAGATACAACTACCTGCCAAAACTAAATCTTATCAGGATTGGGCTAATTATTTAAGTCAATCTGGGGATTTAATAGCAGCAGAAACTACTCAATTAATTCCTTTACCAGTAGATTATGCTGAGGGTGATAACACTGTTGCTTCCATCGCTCAAACCGTTACCTTTTTAACACCTGAAGAAACACAAGCTTTACTCACAGATGTTCCACCTATTTACCAAACACAAATTAACGATCTGTTATTAACAGCACTGACACAAGCATTTACTCAATGGACCAAACAGCCCACATTATTGATTGATTTAGAAAGTCATGGTAGGGACATAAATGATCTCGACGTATCTCGTACAGTAGGATGGTTTACGGCGATTGCTCCCACTTATTTAGACTTAACCGATATCCATAAATTGGGCGATGCTATTAAAAGTATTAAAGAACAATTACGTCAAACTAACGCAAAAATGAGTTATCAATCTGCTGAAGTTATTTTTAATTATCTAGGTCAATTGGATCGAGTTTCAACCGATTTTCCTATTATAAAACTAATTGATGAATGGCATGGCGAAAAGCGAAGTCCTCGACAAACTCGTCGTTATTTACTAGAAATAAATAGTTTTATCCGTGATAACCAATTACAAGTTATCTGGAATTATAGCCAAAATATTCACAAGAAAAGTACAATTGATAGTGTAGCTAAAGACTATATAGATGCTCTAAAAAGCTTAATCAATCACTGTCTAGCGGTAAATACAAAAGGCTATACTCCTTCGGATTTTTCGGGAGCTAAACTAGAACAAAAACAGCTAGATAAGCTTTTAAATAAAATTGGTAAAAGGAGATAA